A single Cryomorphaceae bacterium DNA region contains:
- a CDS encoding glycosyltransferase, whose amino-acid sequence MQSKRILVCPLNWGLGHATRCIPIIQALRADGYTPVIATSGRALYLLREEFPELEFIELPDYQITYQKNGSFALNLVKLVPSVMAKIRQEHKVLQRIIDEQDIHGVISDNRFGLHTHKVPTAFVSNQIRILAPMGQWFVSQVNQSFVKRFDECWIPDFEDENNLCGYLTQGFSSSIKAKYLGPLSRFTQMAEKKEHTYRILALISGPEPQRSYFEKIVRNQLIDSGIKAVMVRGVPEEEKMTTHEGNTTIHSYCTANELLDLIYDSELVISRSGYSTVSDLTAIGKKAVFCPTPGQTEQEFLARRLDEKGFVPMYEQSEFNLEEARIKAEDYSGLPFLDTSHRNWSELFKLFEG is encoded by the coding sequence ATGCAGTCGAAGAGAATTTTGGTTTGCCCGCTGAATTGGGGGCTGGGGCATGCGACGCGTTGTATTCCGATTATTCAAGCCCTACGGGCCGATGGATATACGCCGGTAATTGCTACAAGTGGCCGAGCTTTATACCTCTTACGCGAAGAATTTCCAGAGCTTGAATTCATTGAGCTCCCGGATTATCAAATTACCTATCAAAAAAACGGATCGTTTGCCCTAAACCTCGTGAAACTGGTTCCGTCCGTAATGGCCAAAATCAGGCAGGAGCACAAAGTGCTTCAACGTATAATTGATGAACAGGATATTCACGGGGTTATCAGTGATAATCGATTTGGTCTTCACACCCACAAGGTTCCGACTGCTTTTGTCAGCAACCAAATTCGAATCCTAGCTCCCATGGGACAGTGGTTCGTAAGCCAGGTAAATCAGAGCTTCGTCAAGCGTTTTGACGAGTGTTGGATTCCAGATTTCGAAGATGAAAATAATTTGTGTGGGTACTTAACTCAGGGCTTTAGCTCGTCTATCAAAGCTAAGTACCTAGGCCCCCTGAGTCGTTTTACTCAGATGGCCGAAAAGAAGGAGCATACCTATCGGATCCTGGCCTTGATTTCAGGTCCAGAACCTCAGCGGAGTTATTTTGAGAAAATTGTGCGTAATCAGCTCATCGATTCAGGGATTAAAGCGGTCATGGTCAGAGGGGTGCCCGAGGAAGAAAAAATGACGACTCATGAAGGAAACACGACGATTCATTCATACTGCACAGCGAATGAACTCCTCGACTTGATTTACGATTCGGAACTGGTGATTAGTCGTTCGGGTTACAGTACCGTTTCTGATCTTACTGCCATTGGTAAGAAAGCTGTTTTCTGCCCCACTCCAGGACAAACGGAACAGGAATTTTTAGCTCGCCGCCTTGACGAAAAGGGCTTTGTGCCCATGTACGAGCAATCCGAATTCAACCTAGAAGAAGCGCGAATAAAAGCCGAAGACTACTCTGGTCTTCCTTTCTTGGACACGAGCCATCGAAACTGGTCGGAGCTCTTTAAGCTTTTTGAAGGGTAA
- a CDS encoding NifU family protein produces MATESDLTQRVEAALDEIRPFLASDGGDISLIEITPEMIVRVQLHGTCVDCSVNQMTLKNGVEMTVKRHAPEVVAVHEIGLTETA; encoded by the coding sequence ATGGCAACAGAAAGCGATTTAACCCAACGCGTAGAGGCAGCTCTCGACGAGATTCGCCCTTTCTTGGCCTCCGATGGAGGTGATATTAGCTTGATTGAAATCACACCGGAAATGATCGTACGCGTTCAGTTGCACGGAACATGTGTGGACTGTTCAGTGAATCAAATGACCCTGAAGAACGGGGTTGAAATGACCGTAAAAAGACATGCGCCTGAAGTGGTTGCAGTTCATGAAATCGGTCTAACGGAAACGGCTTAA
- a CDS encoding MGMT family protein, translated as MSAKSEDFFQRVYRVVRLIPEGRVTSYGSIAKYLGAARSSRMVGWAMNASHGQDDVPAHRVVNRKGLLTGKHHFLGVNVMEQLLEREGVEVIDDQVQRFEQHYWDPVIELPEESKLERL; from the coding sequence GTGAGCGCTAAGAGTGAGGACTTTTTTCAGCGGGTGTACCGCGTGGTTCGCTTGATACCCGAAGGGCGGGTGACCAGTTATGGATCCATTGCCAAATACTTGGGCGCGGCACGATCCTCCCGCATGGTCGGCTGGGCCATGAACGCCTCCCACGGTCAAGACGATGTGCCCGCGCATCGGGTCGTGAATCGAAAAGGACTATTGACCGGTAAACATCACTTCCTCGGAGTGAACGTCATGGAGCAATTGTTGGAGCGCGAAGGCGTCGAAGTTATCGACGATCAAGTGCAGCGTTTTGAACAACACTACTGGGATCCGGTTATCGAATTGCCGGAGGAATCTAAATTAGAACGGCTTTAA
- the nadE gene encoding NAD(+) synthase codes for MKTLEVADHITKWIKDYAEQSHCKGFVIGVSGGIDSATSSTLAARTGLPLICVEMPIHQAANQVSRAMNHIAWLKEHFPNVSSVEVELTDIFDSFVGALPPVTGSKDLHDHSLVNTRARFRMTTLYYFAALHGYLVVGTGNKVEDFGIGFYTKYGDGGVDLSPIADLMKTDVYAIAEALGVNQEILDAPPTDGLWGDDRTDEDQIGASYPELEWAMDYSGDESDLNERQKEVLSIYRRLNRANQHKMEPIPVCVIPEDLR; via the coding sequence ATGAAGACACTAGAAGTCGCGGACCACATTACCAAGTGGATTAAGGACTACGCGGAACAATCACATTGCAAAGGCTTTGTCATAGGGGTTAGCGGGGGTATCGACTCAGCAACCTCATCTACCCTAGCCGCTCGAACGGGATTACCTCTCATTTGTGTCGAGATGCCCATACATCAAGCAGCCAATCAGGTATCCCGAGCCATGAATCATATTGCTTGGCTGAAGGAGCATTTTCCGAACGTCTCCTCCGTCGAAGTTGAGCTTACAGACATTTTTGACTCGTTTGTCGGCGCACTGCCACCCGTCACGGGAAGTAAAGATCTACACGACCATTCGCTGGTGAACACGCGGGCTCGTTTTCGCATGACCACTCTATACTATTTTGCCGCTCTTCACGGGTATTTGGTCGTTGGAACCGGAAACAAGGTAGAAGACTTCGGTATTGGGTTCTACACCAAATATGGAGACGGTGGTGTCGACCTTTCTCCCATTGCGGATTTAATGAAGACCGATGTGTATGCCATCGCTGAAGCCCTGGGCGTAAATCAAGAAATTTTGGATGCTCCTCCAACGGATGGCCTATGGGGTGATGATCGTACCGATGAAGATCAGATTGGAGCCAGTTACCCTGAACTCGAATGGGCCATGGACTATTCCGGTGATGAATCCGATCTCAACGAAAGACAAAAGGAAGTTCTGAGCATTTACAGACGCTTAAACCGGGCCAATCAACATAAGATGGAGCCTATCCCAGTCTGTGTGATTCCCGAAGACCTGCGCTAG
- a CDS encoding Mrp/NBP35 family ATP-binding protein: MKLTKENVTRVLHKIATPGIGTNLVESGALKNVQVFGEEIDVDVTITTPALHVKKKLEVDIIKLIHDELYEKAVVKVNVRVEQPEKAPEIKGPELPGVKNVVAVASGKGGVGKSTVTANMAVALADMGFKVGLVDADIYGPSVPMMFDVEFARPKSIEVGGRSMMEPIMSHGVKVLSIGFFAGANQAVVWRGPMASKALNQLIKDAHWGDLDFLLIDLPPGTGDIHLSLVQAVPVTGAVIVSTPQNVALADARKGVGMFKMDAINVPVLGIVENMSYFTPEELPENKYYIFGKSGARNLSDDIGVPFLGEIPLVQSIREAGDVGRPAVLQQNTLAAEAFINATRNMVEQLVERNEKLSPTQKVEITNMAGCSAVKN, encoded by the coding sequence ATGAAATTGACTAAGGAAAACGTCACACGCGTGCTCCATAAAATCGCCACACCCGGCATTGGAACCAACTTGGTGGAATCGGGTGCATTGAAGAATGTACAGGTCTTTGGCGAGGAGATCGACGTAGACGTCACTATAACAACCCCTGCCCTTCACGTGAAGAAAAAGCTGGAGGTTGATATCATCAAATTGATCCACGACGAGCTGTATGAAAAGGCAGTGGTCAAGGTCAACGTTCGCGTAGAACAACCCGAAAAGGCTCCAGAAATAAAAGGACCGGAATTGCCAGGCGTGAAAAACGTCGTGGCCGTGGCCTCTGGTAAAGGAGGAGTAGGGAAATCTACGGTTACCGCCAACATGGCCGTGGCTTTGGCCGATATGGGCTTTAAAGTGGGTTTGGTAGATGCGGATATCTATGGGCCATCCGTGCCCATGATGTTCGACGTCGAATTCGCACGCCCCAAGAGTATTGAAGTTGGAGGACGTTCCATGATGGAACCCATCATGAGCCACGGAGTGAAGGTTTTGTCCATCGGCTTTTTTGCCGGAGCAAACCAAGCGGTGGTATGGCGAGGTCCTATGGCCTCAAAGGCTTTGAACCAGCTGATCAAGGACGCACATTGGGGAGATTTGGATTTCCTGCTCATTGATTTGCCTCCTGGAACAGGAGATATTCACCTGAGCTTGGTACAGGCCGTTCCAGTGACCGGAGCCGTGATTGTAAGTACGCCACAGAACGTAGCTCTGGCCGATGCACGCAAAGGAGTTGGGATGTTTAAGATGGATGCCATCAACGTTCCGGTATTGGGTATCGTGGAAAACATGAGCTACTTCACGCCTGAAGAGCTTCCTGAAAACAAGTACTACATCTTTGGAAAGAGCGGTGCGCGCAACTTAAGCGATGATATCGGTGTTCCTTTCCTCGGTGAGATTCCGCTCGTGCAATCGATCCGCGAAGCTGGGGATGTTGGACGACCTGCCGTACTGCAGCAAAATACACTTGCAGCGGAGGCCTTTATCAATGCAACCAGAAATATGGTGGAGCAGTTGGTGGAACGAAACGAGAAACTATCTCCGACCCAAAAGGTCGAGATCACAAACATGGCCGGGTGTTCGGCCGTTAAGAATTAA
- a CDS encoding outer membrane beta-barrel protein translates to MKKGLLIALGILLGSAAFGQSSSIFWRPGLQIDPWTPSMTVTPFPELGTIRYSWELNGGLHLIDTDAQNHDGKVRLGWGMRFMRHRHITRGISAEYGLGWQRSKAAFELNDTTYKVRSDWLEIPLGMTFRYRQLGYWTPYVQPQFIPGFKLTEEFRREESESTDVLIRGNEAWAGIRLDLRLAAGCEFELGPKWTAFTQVQWRRSITNIVNLESILDVENNENLYFGQVNIAAGFIFTP, encoded by the coding sequence ATGAAGAAAGGATTACTCATAGCACTTGGTATACTGTTGGGAAGCGCGGCCTTCGGCCAAAGCTCCAGTATCTTTTGGCGACCAGGGCTTCAAATTGACCCTTGGACACCTTCTATGACCGTTACACCCTTTCCTGAATTAGGGACCATCCGGTATTCATGGGAGCTCAACGGGGGGCTACACTTAATCGACACGGATGCGCAAAACCACGACGGTAAGGTCCGTCTAGGTTGGGGTATGCGGTTTATGCGACATCGACACATCACTCGGGGAATCTCAGCGGAATATGGTTTGGGGTGGCAGCGTTCCAAAGCTGCTTTTGAATTGAACGACACCACGTATAAGGTACGCTCAGATTGGCTTGAAATTCCATTGGGTATGACCTTTCGATATCGCCAACTCGGTTATTGGACCCCTTACGTTCAGCCGCAATTCATCCCTGGCTTCAAACTGACCGAGGAGTTTCGAAGAGAAGAGTCCGAATCAACAGACGTTTTGATTCGCGGTAATGAGGCGTGGGCCGGAATTAGACTGGACCTTAGACTGGCCGCGGGGTGTGAATTTGAACTCGGCCCAAAATGGACTGCTTTTACCCAAGTCCAATGGCGTCGATCCATCACGAACATCGTCAACCTGGAATCCATTCTGGATGTAGAGAATAACGAAAACCTATACTTCGGTCAGGTTAACATTGCCGCAGGTTTTATTTTTACCCCATGA
- a CDS encoding 2-oxoacid:ferredoxin oxidoreductase subunit beta has protein sequence MTTEKNPTPLTAKDLKTDQDVRWCPGCGDYSILKQVQSVMPDIGVEREDMVFISGIGCSSRFPYYMNTYGMHSIHGRATAVASGLKATRPELSVWIITGDGDSLSIGGNHLIHLLRRNFDVNILMFNNQIYGLTKGQYSPTSELGKRTKSTPLGSVDHPFNPLSLTMGADATFVARSLDRDPIHLREILKKANEHKGASMIEIYQNCNVFNDGAFELFSDKRTKLENTIMLEEGQPLIYGEQRDKGIVLDGYKPKMVSLDEVSADDLWIHDSSDRIKADMLVRFFDDPNIEGNFPRPFGIFYQEDRFTYDDALNEQLEAHIEESGSGDLDALLRGNNTWVID, from the coding sequence ATGACCACTGAAAAGAATCCGACTCCCTTAACGGCGAAAGACCTTAAGACGGACCAAGATGTACGTTGGTGCCCAGGTTGTGGAGACTATTCCATTCTCAAGCAGGTCCAGAGTGTCATGCCGGACATCGGTGTAGAGCGTGAGGACATGGTATTCATCTCCGGAATTGGTTGCAGTAGCCGGTTCCCGTATTACATGAATACTTACGGAATGCACTCGATTCACGGTCGTGCGACTGCAGTTGCCAGTGGGCTAAAAGCGACGCGTCCAGAACTCAGTGTTTGGATCATCACCGGTGATGGGGACTCTCTTTCCATCGGAGGTAATCACTTGATTCACCTCTTGAGACGAAACTTTGACGTGAACATCTTGATGTTCAACAATCAGATTTATGGCTTGACCAAGGGTCAATACTCGCCAACTTCGGAATTGGGTAAGCGAACCAAGAGCACTCCATTGGGTTCGGTGGATCACCCCTTTAATCCACTGTCTCTGACCATGGGTGCCGATGCGACTTTTGTGGCTCGATCACTTGACCGCGATCCTATTCACCTTCGCGAGATACTCAAGAAGGCGAATGAGCATAAAGGGGCCTCAATGATCGAGATCTATCAGAATTGCAACGTGTTTAATGACGGTGCTTTTGAGCTGTTTAGCGATAAGCGGACAAAGCTTGAAAACACGATCATGCTGGAAGAAGGACAGCCCTTGATTTACGGTGAGCAGCGCGATAAGGGGATCGTATTAGATGGATATAAACCTAAGATGGTTTCGTTGGATGAGGTTTCCGCTGACGATCTCTGGATCCACGATTCTTCTGATCGCATCAAAGCAGATATGTTGGTTCGATTCTTTGATGACCCGAATATTGAAGGGAATTTCCCACGCCCATTCGGAATCTTCTACCAAGAGGATCGATTTACTTACGATGATGCCTTGAACGAGCAGCTCGAAGCGCACATTGAGGAAAGCGGTTCTGGGGACTTGGACGCACTCCTCCGCGGAAACAATACTTGGGTCATAGACTGA
- a CDS encoding response regulator transcription factor, giving the protein MSPNGYKLLLVDDEEDILEFIGYNLRKEGYTVFTSNNGQEAVELAKKEVPHLIILDVMMPGMDGIEVCDVLRSTPETANVLIAFLTARGEDYSQVAGFDAGADDYITKPIKPKVLVSRVGALLRRFGSKMELDSVIEVSDLHIDKEKYQVTKDGDRIELPRKEFELLSLLASRPGKVFNRDEILDKIWGSEVIVGGRTIDVHVRKLREKIGEGYIKTVKGVGYKFEA; this is encoded by the coding sequence ATGAGCCCTAACGGTTACAAACTTCTATTGGTTGACGACGAGGAAGATATCCTCGAATTCATTGGGTACAACCTGAGAAAAGAGGGATATACTGTATTCACCTCGAACAATGGCCAGGAGGCCGTTGAACTCGCGAAGAAAGAAGTACCTCACCTCATAATCTTGGATGTGATGATGCCTGGAATGGACGGCATTGAGGTTTGTGATGTGTTGCGTAGTACGCCCGAGACGGCAAATGTGCTCATCGCATTTTTAACCGCACGGGGTGAAGACTACAGTCAAGTAGCCGGCTTTGACGCAGGTGCGGATGACTACATTACCAAACCGATTAAACCCAAAGTACTGGTTAGTCGAGTTGGGGCCCTTTTGAGACGTTTTGGGTCCAAGATGGAGCTGGATTCTGTCATCGAGGTCTCAGACTTGCATATCGATAAGGAAAAGTACCAGGTGACCAAAGATGGGGACCGCATAGAGCTTCCACGCAAAGAATTCGAGCTTTTAAGTTTATTGGCCAGTCGCCCTGGTAAAGTATTCAACCGCGATGAGATCCTGGATAAGATCTGGGGAAGCGAAGTAATTGTGGGAGGTCGTACCATTGATGTCCACGTTCGAAAACTCCGTGAGAAAATCGGTGAAGGATACATCAAAACCGTCAAGGGCGTAGGCTACAAGTTCGAAGCCTAA
- the trmB gene encoding tRNA (guanosine(46)-N7)-methyltransferase TrmB, giving the protein MGKDKLRRFAEMEDFEHVVQPTREEVEQGLQLRGRWNADFFPEEQPIVLELGCGHGDYTVNLGRLRRDANFVGVDIKGARIWRGAKTAREEGLNNIGFLRTQIELIDQCFGPDEVSEIWITFPDPQIKYRRAKHRLTHPLFLERYRRILKPGGIIHLKSDSEFLHGYTLGLLEAWGWPVLESNHDIYRNPQRDSALDIKTYYEEKWLAEGKPITYLKFQLGER; this is encoded by the coding sequence GTGGGAAAGGATAAACTGCGCCGATTTGCCGAGATGGAAGACTTCGAACACGTGGTCCAGCCGACCCGTGAGGAAGTGGAGCAGGGGCTTCAATTGCGCGGTCGTTGGAACGCCGATTTTTTTCCGGAAGAACAGCCGATCGTTCTGGAATTAGGCTGCGGACACGGCGATTATACGGTCAATCTTGGGCGCCTACGGCGTGATGCGAACTTCGTCGGGGTAGACATCAAAGGGGCCCGAATTTGGCGCGGTGCAAAAACGGCACGTGAAGAAGGCTTGAATAATATTGGATTTCTGCGGACCCAGATTGAGCTCATCGACCAGTGTTTCGGACCCGATGAGGTTTCGGAGATTTGGATCACCTTCCCCGATCCACAGATTAAATACCGGCGAGCGAAGCACCGCCTGACCCATCCGCTTTTTTTAGAACGCTATCGACGAATTTTGAAGCCCGGCGGAATTATTCACTTGAAATCGGACAGTGAATTCTTGCACGGGTATACGTTGGGCCTTTTGGAAGCGTGGGGCTGGCCTGTATTGGAGTCGAATCACGACATCTACAGAAATCCCCAGCGCGATTCCGCGTTGGACATCAAGACCTACTACGAAGAGAAGTGGCTAGCTGAGGGCAAGCCTATTACCTACCTAAAATTTCAACTCGGTGAGCGCTAA
- a CDS encoding 2-oxoacid:acceptor oxidoreductase subunit alpha — MSNTAQEVEKVTILFAGDSGDGIQLTGSQFSNTAALYGNDLSTFPDFPAEIRAPIGTVAGVSGFQINFGSTDIYTPGDESDVLVVMNAAALKKNLNRLKPRGSVILNVAGFDKRNLSLAGYEAEENPITDGTLDDYNLVQMDVTKLTRDCLKETSLGMKEKDRSKNMFVLGFVYWMYNRKLDVTIDFIQSKFGKRAPEIAEANIAVLKAGYAFGETSETFSNRFEVRPAKMAPGTYRNVMGNQATAIGVIAAGRKAGLEIFYGGYPITPASDILHELSKHKNYGVRTFQAEDEIAGICSAIGASFGGHLGVTASSGPGIALKTEALGLAVMLELPLLVINVQRGGPSTGLPTKTEQADLMQAVYGRNGEAPIPVLAARTPSDCFATVYEATRIAVEHMTPVFFLSDGYLANGAEPWMYPSADDLAEIHPKFAKPVEGKEYLPYERDEKLVREWAIPGIRDLEHRIGGLEKEDGTGNVSYDPDNHQHMTDTRQAKVDKIADYIPEQAIDNGLEKGKVLVLGWGSTFGAIKTAVLELVAEGYEVGHAHLRYLNPFPKNLAEVLGRYDHVLIPEMNNGQLVRIIRDKFLVDAKAFNKVKGIPFTAAEIKNKVAEIYTS; from the coding sequence ATGAGCAACACGGCCCAAGAAGTAGAAAAAGTCACCATTCTGTTCGCCGGTGACTCTGGCGATGGAATTCAGTTGACGGGAAGCCAATTCTCCAACACTGCGGCGCTTTACGGAAACGACCTCAGTACATTCCCAGATTTTCCGGCGGAAATTAGAGCTCCAATTGGCACGGTAGCAGGGGTTTCGGGCTTTCAAATCAATTTTGGAAGCACGGACATCTACACACCCGGGGATGAAAGCGATGTGCTCGTAGTGATGAACGCTGCGGCCCTTAAAAAGAATTTAAATCGGCTCAAACCGAGAGGTTCTGTGATCCTCAATGTCGCCGGTTTCGATAAGCGCAATCTAAGCTTAGCTGGATACGAGGCAGAAGAAAACCCCATTACCGACGGAACGCTGGACGATTACAATTTGGTTCAGATGGATGTGACCAAGTTGACTCGGGATTGCCTCAAGGAGACTTCCTTGGGTATGAAGGAGAAAGATCGCTCCAAGAATATGTTCGTCTTGGGTTTTGTGTACTGGATGTACAACAGAAAACTAGACGTAACCATCGACTTTATCCAGAGTAAGTTCGGAAAACGGGCTCCCGAAATTGCCGAAGCCAACATTGCGGTTTTGAAAGCGGGATATGCTTTTGGAGAGACGAGCGAGACTTTTAGCAATCGGTTTGAGGTGCGTCCGGCCAAAATGGCTCCAGGCACCTATCGAAACGTCATGGGAAATCAAGCCACCGCGATTGGAGTAATTGCTGCCGGCCGAAAAGCCGGGCTTGAAATCTTCTACGGCGGTTACCCCATTACACCAGCATCGGACATTCTTCATGAATTGTCTAAGCATAAAAACTACGGGGTCCGCACTTTCCAAGCGGAGGACGAAATCGCCGGAATTTGTTCGGCTATTGGGGCCAGCTTCGGTGGTCACCTAGGTGTAACCGCATCTTCGGGCCCAGGTATTGCTTTAAAGACGGAGGCCCTTGGATTGGCCGTGATGTTGGAGCTTCCATTGCTTGTGATTAATGTACAGCGCGGTGGCCCTTCAACAGGATTGCCGACAAAGACGGAGCAAGCTGACCTCATGCAAGCCGTATACGGCCGCAATGGGGAGGCACCCATTCCTGTCCTAGCGGCGCGTACACCGAGCGATTGCTTTGCTACCGTTTATGAGGCCACGCGGATCGCTGTTGAGCACATGACCCCCGTCTTCTTTTTAAGCGATGGGTATTTGGCTAATGGTGCAGAGCCTTGGATGTACCCCAGTGCGGATGATTTGGCGGAAATTCACCCCAAGTTTGCCAAGCCAGTCGAAGGAAAAGAGTATTTGCCCTATGAACGAGATGAGAAACTCGTGCGAGAATGGGCTATTCCAGGAATTCGGGATCTAGAGCACCGTATTGGTGGCTTAGAGAAAGAAGACGGAACGGGAAATGTAAGTTACGATCCGGATAACCACCAACACATGACGGATACCCGTCAAGCCAAGGTGGATAAGATAGCAGACTATATTCCGGAGCAAGCCATTGACAATGGTCTGGAAAAAGGAAAGGTGCTTGTCCTCGGGTGGGGGTCTACCTTTGGGGCCATCAAGACGGCCGTTTTGGAACTCGTGGCTGAGGGATATGAAGTAGGGCACGCGCACTTGCGCTACTTAAATCCTTTCCCGAAGAACCTTGCAGAAGTCCTGGGAAGATACGACCACGTCCTTATTCCTGAGATGAACAATGGTCAGCTCGTTCGCATCATTCGGGACAAGTTCCTCGTGGATGCGAAGGCCTTCAACAAGGTAAAAGGGATTCCGTTTACCGCTGCAGAAATCAAGAATAAAGTCGCCGAAATATATACGTCATGA
- a CDS encoding sensor histidine kinase, with translation MRFDRPDQLAFFASLITSIFVLFSFWLAARLSGTEVNIVANLAVSGVTLIVGFLIFRYAVYQFIYRKVELLYKNIHAIRSGDFEEDEVTTDLDEVSREVSEWAENQREEIAQLKVRESYRKEFIGNVSHELKTPIFNIQGYILTLLDGALEDEEINRAYLLRANKSVERMIRLVHDLETITKLEAGALQMNVSPVDIVELAQEVMDTLELKAKKKGVQLRFKNKAQKSIKLLCDSERVKQVFTNLMVNGINYSNDDEGFVELDFTDLGSQILIEITDNGLGIPEEDLPRLFERFYRVDKSRSREQGGTGLGLAIVKHIVEAHKQSITVRSKPGVGSTFAFTLQKA, from the coding sequence ATGCGATTTGATCGACCCGATCAGCTCGCCTTTTTTGCGAGTCTGATCACCAGTATTTTTGTTCTGTTCAGCTTTTGGTTGGCCGCCCGTCTTTCGGGAACGGAGGTCAATATTGTGGCAAACCTAGCGGTGTCAGGAGTTACGTTAATTGTTGGCTTCCTCATTTTTCGCTACGCCGTTTACCAGTTTATCTATCGAAAAGTAGAACTGCTCTACAAGAATATTCACGCCATTCGATCCGGGGATTTCGAAGAGGATGAGGTGACCACGGATCTGGACGAGGTAAGCCGCGAAGTCAGCGAATGGGCGGAGAACCAACGTGAGGAAATTGCTCAGCTCAAGGTGCGGGAATCGTACCGAAAAGAATTCATTGGGAATGTGAGTCATGAGCTCAAGACCCCCATTTTCAACATTCAAGGATATATCCTTACCCTACTAGACGGAGCGCTTGAAGACGAAGAAATCAATCGCGCCTATCTGTTGCGTGCGAATAAGAGCGTTGAGCGAATGATTCGCTTGGTTCATGATCTGGAGACCATTACCAAGCTCGAAGCAGGTGCGCTGCAAATGAATGTAAGTCCAGTGGATATAGTGGAGCTCGCACAAGAAGTTATGGATACACTTGAGCTAAAGGCCAAGAAAAAGGGTGTCCAGTTGCGCTTCAAGAATAAAGCTCAGAAGTCCATTAAGCTCCTATGTGATAGCGAGCGTGTCAAGCAGGTTTTCACCAATTTGATGGTCAACGGGATAAATTATTCCAACGACGACGAAGGCTTTGTGGAGCTGGACTTTACGGATCTGGGCAGTCAAATCTTAATCGAGATAACGGATAATGGATTGGGAATCCCGGAAGAGGATCTCCCGCGACTGTTTGAGCGTTTCTATCGGGTTGATAAGAGCCGTTCTCGGGAGCAAGGAGGTACGGGTTTGGGATTGGCAATTGTAAAACACATCGTCGAGGCGCACAAGCAGTCCATCACGGTCCGAAGCAAGCCCGGAGTGGGATCTACCTTCGCCTTTACCCTTCAAAAAGCTTAA